One region of Flavobacterium sp. KACC 22763 genomic DNA includes:
- a CDS encoding M16 family metallopeptidase has product MKKIYTFLILTFLTGIMQAQDRPQPKPGNAPVVNIKKPQTFVLSNGMKVLVVENHKLPRVSYTLTLDNAPFTEGNKKGVDELTSSLIGNGTKKTTKEAFNEEIDFYGANINFTSQGAYASTLSKYSGRVLELLAEGALQPNFTQTEFDKEKAKLLEGLKADEKSVPAISNRVVDVLAFGKNHPNGEYLSEQTVKNVTLADVQNNYNTYFVPENAYLVVIGDVKFKDVKTAVEKLFSGWKKQTAPKNTYPNPTNVSNLQIDFVDVPNAVQSEISLVNTLNLRMSDPDFFPAVIANQILGGDFNSYLNMNLREQHAWTYGANSSIGSGKYVTKFKASSAVRNTVTDSAVVQFVKEIKRIRTERVDPEVLRNVKAGYIGRFVMQVEKPQAVARYALNIETEKLPADFYEKYIQTINNVTADDIYRVANKYFLLDNMRIVIVGKGSDVLPGLEKLQIPISYFDKYGNPVEKPSTKKEAPKDISAKTVFENYIKAIGGEQAVTAVKTLYMNGSTTIPQAPTPLTFTSKLDSKGKMMVSLSMGTMNLMKQVVNEKGAYVEQQGQRKNLEGEDLAEMKANAAPFEELQLVKRTDLKVEGIEPINGNDAYVIKDGKTKYYYDVKSGLKTAESKVREQAGKSVEQITNFNDYKEVKGVKIPFNLVQNVGFELDIKMSDIKINEGVSEKDFL; this is encoded by the coding sequence ATGAAAAAAATATATACTTTTTTAATCCTTACTTTCCTAACTGGAATTATGCAAGCACAAGATCGTCCACAACCCAAACCAGGAAATGCCCCAGTAGTCAACATCAAAAAACCGCAGACCTTTGTTTTATCAAACGGCATGAAAGTTTTAGTTGTTGAAAACCACAAATTACCTAGAGTGAGCTATACACTTACTTTGGATAATGCGCCATTTACTGAAGGCAACAAAAAAGGAGTTGACGAATTAACGAGCAGTTTAATCGGAAACGGAACTAAAAAAACAACTAAAGAGGCTTTTAACGAAGAAATTGATTTTTACGGAGCCAACATAAACTTTACTTCTCAAGGCGCTTACGCAAGTACATTATCCAAATATTCAGGACGTGTTTTAGAGCTTTTAGCGGAAGGTGCTTTACAGCCAAATTTTACTCAAACGGAATTTGACAAAGAAAAAGCAAAACTTTTGGAAGGCCTTAAAGCAGATGAAAAAAGTGTTCCTGCCATTTCAAATAGAGTGGTTGATGTTTTAGCTTTTGGAAAAAATCACCCTAACGGAGAATATCTTTCTGAACAAACTGTGAAAAATGTTACACTTGCAGACGTTCAAAACAATTACAATACTTATTTTGTTCCAGAAAATGCCTATTTAGTAGTAATTGGCGATGTAAAATTTAAAGATGTAAAAACAGCTGTTGAGAAATTATTCAGCGGATGGAAAAAACAAACAGCACCAAAAAACACTTATCCAAATCCGACGAATGTCTCGAACTTACAAATAGATTTTGTTGACGTTCCAAATGCGGTTCAATCTGAAATTTCATTAGTAAATACTCTTAATTTAAGAATGAGCGATCCAGATTTTTTCCCAGCAGTTATTGCTAATCAAATTTTAGGAGGCGATTTTAATAGTTATTTAAACATGAATCTTCGTGAACAGCACGCGTGGACTTACGGTGCAAATTCAAGCATTGGAAGCGGAAAATATGTAACTAAATTTAAAGCTTCTTCGGCCGTTAGAAATACGGTTACAGATAGCGCTGTTGTTCAGTTTGTAAAAGAAATTAAACGAATTAGAACCGAAAGAGTTGATCCAGAAGTTTTAAGAAACGTAAAAGCAGGTTATATTGGAAGATTTGTAATGCAGGTTGAAAAACCACAGGCTGTTGCGCGTTATGCTCTAAACATTGAAACAGAAAAACTTCCTGCTGATTTCTACGAAAAATACATTCAAACCATCAATAATGTTACTGCTGACGATATTTATCGTGTTGCCAACAAATACTTTTTATTGGACAATATGCGAATTGTTATTGTTGGAAAAGGTTCTGATGTGCTTCCTGGTTTAGAAAAACTGCAGATTCCGATATCCTATTTTGACAAATACGGAAATCCAGTTGAAAAGCCTTCAACGAAAAAAGAAGCGCCAAAAGATATTAGTGCAAAAACAGTTTTCGAAAACTACATTAAAGCTATTGGTGGAGAACAAGCCGTTACAGCAGTAAAAACATTATATATGAATGGCTCAACAACGATTCCGCAAGCTCCTACTCCATTAACTTTTACTTCTAAATTAGATTCAAAAGGAAAAATGATGGTTTCGCTTTCTATGGGAACGATGAATTTGATGAAACAAGTGGTTAATGAAAAAGGCGCTTACGTTGAACAGCAAGGCCAAAGAAAAAACCTTGAAGGTGAAGATTTAGCCGAAATGAAAGCCAATGCCGCTCCTTTTGAAGAATTACAGCTTGTAAAAAGAACCGACCTTAAAGTGGAAGGAATTGAACCAATCAACGGAAATGATGCTTACGTAATTAAAGACGGCAAAACAAAATATTATTACGATGTTAAATCAGGCTTAAAAACTGCCGAATCTAAAGTTCGCGAGCAAGCTGGAAAATCAGTGGAACAAATCACTAATTTCAATGATTATAAAGAAGTAAAAGGTGTTAAAATTCCTTTTAACTTAGTTCAGAATGTTGGTTTTGAATTAGACATTAAAATGTCTGATATCAAGATTAACGAAGGAGTTTCTGAGAAAGATTTTCTTTAA